In one window of Kitasatospora sp. MMS16-BH015 DNA:
- a CDS encoding esterase, which produces MNRRGRAVAAALLAATVTLGVVAPAAVATAPAAMAAAPAAVAARSVAAVRQAEARLPQPTGPYPVGTTALQLTDGHRDDPWQPGQARKLMISLWYPAARPAAGPGRAPYMVPAAAEHFGSADSLGRSTYHFEPDSTDWAGVRTRARTDAPVLPGGKRPVLLYSAGFGDPRSWGTGLVEDLASRGYVVVAVDHTYDASEVAFPDGSLATSVFPGMLGRPGLDLGALLRKVLQTRVDDIRFVLDRLAGLGRDERLPAGLAASLDLDRIGMVGHSGGGSTALQTMHDDPRLKAAVDLDGQLHFPGPDGTGVHLTTVARDGLTGPFLLMGTGEEDSGSYHRQPGWDALWQHSTGWHADVTLTGSRHGSYTDAQSLLPQLARQGAISAEQLTKQVGEVRPDRAVLATRSYVASFFDRWLRGRNDQLLDGPSPRFPEMVYER; this is translated from the coding sequence ATGAACAGGCGTGGAAGGGCCGTCGCGGCGGCGCTGCTGGCGGCGACGGTGACCTTGGGCGTGGTCGCACCGGCAGCGGTGGCGACCGCACCGGCCGCGATGGCGGCCGCACCGGCGGCGGTGGCGGCGCGGAGCGTAGCAGCGGTACGGCAGGCCGAGGCCCGCCTGCCGCAGCCCACCGGGCCGTACCCGGTGGGCACCACCGCCCTGCAGCTCACCGACGGGCACCGGGACGACCCCTGGCAGCCCGGGCAGGCCCGCAAGCTGATGATCAGCCTCTGGTACCCGGCCGCCCGGCCCGCCGCCGGCCCCGGCCGCGCGCCGTACATGGTGCCCGCCGCCGCCGAGCACTTCGGCAGCGCGGACAGCCTGGGCCGGAGCACCTACCACTTCGAGCCGGACAGCACCGACTGGGCGGGGGTGCGCACCCGGGCCCGCACCGACGCGCCGGTGCTGCCCGGGGGCAAGCGGCCCGTGCTGCTCTACTCGGCGGGCTTCGGCGACCCGCGCAGCTGGGGCACCGGCCTGGTGGAGGACCTCGCCTCGCGCGGCTACGTGGTGGTCGCCGTCGACCACACCTACGACGCCTCCGAGGTGGCCTTCCCCGACGGGAGCCTGGCCACCTCCGTCTTCCCCGGGATGCTGGGCAGGCCGGGCCTGGACCTGGGCGCCCTGCTGCGCAAGGTCCTGCAGACCCGGGTGGACGACATCCGCTTCGTGCTGGACCGGCTGGCCGGGCTGGGCCGGGACGAGCGGCTGCCGGCCGGGCTGGCCGCCTCGCTGGACCTCGACCGGATCGGCATGGTCGGCCACTCGGGGGGCGGCTCCACTGCCCTCCAGACCATGCACGACGACCCGCGCCTCAAGGCCGCCGTCGACCTCGACGGCCAGCTGCACTTCCCCGGCCCGGACGGCACCGGGGTACACCTCACCACCGTCGCCCGGGACGGCCTGACCGGGCCCTTCCTGCTCATGGGCACCGGCGAGGAGGACTCCGGCAGCTACCACCGGCAGCCCGGCTGGGACGCCCTCTGGCAGCACAGCACCGGCTGGCACGCGGACGTCACCCTCACCGGCTCCCGGCACGGCTCCTACACCGACGCGCAGTCCCTGCTGCCCCAACTGGCCCGCCAGGGCGCGATCAGCGCGGAGCAGCTGACCAAGCAGGTCGGCGAGGTCCGCCCCGACCGCGCGGTGCTCGCCACCCGCTCGTACGTGGCCTCCTTCTTTGACCGCTGGCTGCGCGGCCGGAACGACCAGCTGCTGGACGGCCCCTCGCCGCGCTTCCCCGAGATGGTCTACGAACGCTAG
- the msrB gene encoding peptide-methionine (R)-S-oxide reductase MsrB produces MSYEIEKTDAEWREQLSPEEYHVLRQAGTERPFVGEYTDTKTVGVYSCRACGAELFSSETKFDSHCGWPSYYAPLAEDRVEYIEDTTHGMRRVEVRCARCGGHLGHVFEGEGYGTPTDQRYCINSISLTLQPKD; encoded by the coding sequence GTGAGTTACGAGATCGAGAAGACCGACGCCGAGTGGCGCGAGCAGCTCAGCCCGGAGGAGTACCACGTGCTCCGCCAGGCCGGCACCGAGCGGCCGTTCGTCGGCGAGTACACCGACACCAAGACCGTCGGGGTGTACTCCTGCCGGGCCTGCGGGGCCGAACTCTTCAGCAGCGAGACCAAGTTCGACTCGCACTGCGGCTGGCCCTCGTACTACGCCCCGCTCGCCGAGGACCGGGTCGAGTACATCGAGGACACCACCCACGGCATGCGCCGGGTCGAGGTCCGCTGCGCGCGCTGCGGCGGCCACCTGGGCCACGTCTTCGAGGGCGAGGGCTACGGCACCCCGACCGACCAGCGCTACTGCATCAACAGCATCTCGCTGACCCTGCAGCCGAAGGACTGA
- the murC gene encoding UDP-N-acetylmuramate--L-alanine ligase, which translates to MNDAAHDLHAPHFIGIGGAGMSGLAKILAVRGAKVSGSDSKESKTVLALRALGAQVAVGHAAENVPAGTSSIVVSSAIRADNPELVAARERNIPVVHRSDALAALMGGRRALAVAGTHGKTTTTSMLAVSLAELGLDPSYAIGGDLDAPGSNAHHGTGEIFVAEADESDRSFHKYAPEVAIILNVELDHHANYASMEEIYESFETFVGRITPGGTLVVSADHDGARELTSRIKGREELNVVTVGASEDADLRVLSVTARGMTSEVVVLLDGTELAFTVSVPGRHYAHNAVAALAAGVALGVPAADLARALGSYTGVRRRLQLKGEAGGVQVIDSYAHHPTEMAADLEAIREAAEGRVLVVFQPHLFSRTQQLAEEMGQALALADASVVLDIYPAREDPIPGVTSELIIDAARRAGAEVRAEHSFADAPALLAGLARPGDLLLTMGAGDVTNLGPEILGQLASVTA; encoded by the coding sequence TTGAACGACGCCGCCCACGACCTGCACGCCCCGCACTTCATCGGCATCGGCGGCGCCGGCATGTCCGGCCTGGCCAAGATCCTCGCGGTGCGCGGCGCCAAGGTGTCCGGCAGCGACTCCAAGGAGTCCAAGACCGTGCTGGCGCTGCGCGCGCTCGGCGCCCAGGTGGCCGTGGGCCACGCCGCCGAGAACGTACCGGCCGGCACCAGCAGCATCGTGGTCTCCAGCGCCATCCGCGCCGACAACCCCGAGCTGGTCGCCGCCCGCGAGCGGAACATCCCGGTGGTGCACCGCTCCGACGCGCTGGCCGCGCTGATGGGCGGGCGCCGGGCGCTGGCCGTGGCCGGCACCCACGGCAAGACCACCACCACCAGCATGCTGGCCGTCAGCCTGGCCGAGCTGGGCCTCGACCCGTCCTACGCGATCGGCGGCGACCTCGACGCACCCGGCTCCAACGCCCACCACGGCACCGGCGAGATCTTCGTCGCCGAGGCGGACGAGAGCGACCGCAGCTTCCACAAGTACGCGCCCGAGGTGGCGATCATCCTCAACGTGGAGCTGGACCACCACGCCAACTACGCCTCGATGGAAGAGATCTACGAGTCCTTCGAGACCTTCGTCGGCCGGATCACCCCCGGCGGCACCCTGGTGGTCTCCGCCGACCATGACGGCGCCCGCGAGCTGACCAGCCGGATCAAGGGCCGCGAGGAGCTGAACGTGGTCACCGTCGGCGCGTCCGAGGACGCCGACCTGCGGGTGCTCTCGGTCACCGCGCGCGGCATGACCAGCGAGGTGGTCGTCCTGCTGGACGGCACCGAGCTGGCCTTCACCGTCTCGGTGCCCGGCCGCCACTACGCGCACAACGCCGTCGCGGCGCTGGCCGCCGGCGTCGCGCTCGGCGTGCCCGCCGCCGACCTGGCCCGCGCGCTCGGCAGCTACACCGGCGTCCGCCGCCGCCTCCAGCTCAAGGGCGAGGCCGGCGGCGTGCAGGTGATCGACTCCTACGCCCACCACCCGACCGAGATGGCCGCCGACCTGGAGGCCATCCGGGAGGCCGCCGAGGGCCGGGTGCTGGTGGTCTTCCAGCCGCACCTGTTCAGCCGCACCCAGCAGCTCGCCGAGGAGATGGGCCAGGCCCTCGCGCTGGCCGACGCCTCCGTGGTGCTCGACATCTACCCGGCCCGCGAGGACCCGATCCCCGGCGTCACCAGCGAGCTGATCATCGACGCGGCCCGCCGGGCCGGCGCCGAGGTGCGCGCCGAGCACTCCTTCGCCGACGCCCCGGCCCTGCTCGCCGGGCTCGCCCGCCCGGGCGACCTGCTGCTCACCATGGGCGCCGGCGACGTCACCAACCTGGGCCCGGAAATCCTCGGGCAGCTCGCGAGCGTTACCGCTTAG
- a CDS encoding indole-3-glycerol phosphate synthase, whose protein sequence is MFKTVLMIEKALSDADVELVTTLHGEEKVSFVVLMQPRGKQDELLRALDDVALGHLDKVAHERDETENTPTLAGESLEHSLRHLRAAGAEAIGEVVEAQPLERLREVVEESAADEVLVLTSPHFVEEFFHRDWASQARHKVGVPVLKLFASES, encoded by the coding sequence GTGTTCAAGACCGTATTGATGATCGAAAAGGCGCTCTCCGACGCCGACGTGGAGCTGGTGACCACGCTCCACGGCGAGGAGAAGGTCTCCTTCGTCGTCCTGATGCAACCCCGTGGAAAGCAGGACGAGCTGCTCCGCGCGCTCGACGACGTCGCCCTCGGCCACCTGGACAAGGTCGCCCACGAGCGGGACGAGACCGAGAACACGCCCACTCTCGCGGGCGAATCCCTCGAACACAGCCTCCGCCACCTCCGCGCCGCCGGCGCCGAGGCGATCGGCGAGGTGGTCGAGGCGCAGCCACTGGAGAGACTGCGCGAGGTGGTCGAGGAGAGCGCGGCCGACGAAGTGCTGGTGCTGACCTCCCCGCACTTCGTCGAGGAGTTCTTCCACCGCGACTGGGCCTCCCAGGCCCGCCACAAGGTCGGCGTGCCGGTGCTCAAGCTCTTCGCCAGCGAGTCCTGA
- a CDS encoding dihydrofolate reductase family protein encodes MQQLINPCDLDHTEDRAEDTTEAQAEGRTGGQVQDRADGPGSLAALAATYAYPAAVGHGRPWLRANMVSGLDGAARLEGLSEGLSSEADKRIFGVLRALADVVLVGAETVRAEGYRPGRARKEFAAARAAAGQAPAPVIAVVTRSLDLDLTAPLFTEPLVPTVVIAPVDAPIERLAEVRAVAEVITAGSGSVDLAVATAALAARGWTRQLTEGGPRLLAQLAAAGLLDELCLSLAPLLTGGDAPRILHGAQMPDVRRMRLVSLIEEKGFLFTRYLRYPRPDDSAPSSG; translated from the coding sequence ATGCAGCAGCTGATCAACCCGTGCGACCTCGACCACACCGAGGACCGGGCCGAGGACACGACCGAGGCCCAGGCCGAGGGCCGAACCGGGGGCCAAGTCCAAGACCGTGCGGACGGCCCCGGCTCGCTGGCGGCCCTCGCCGCCACCTACGCCTACCCCGCCGCGGTCGGCCACGGCCGGCCGTGGCTGCGGGCCAACATGGTGTCCGGGCTGGACGGGGCGGCCCGGCTGGAGGGGCTCTCGGAGGGGCTGTCGAGCGAGGCGGACAAGCGGATCTTCGGGGTGCTGCGGGCGCTCGCGGACGTGGTGCTGGTGGGGGCCGAGACGGTCCGCGCCGAGGGGTACCGGCCGGGGCGGGCGCGGAAGGAGTTCGCAGCGGCCCGGGCGGCGGCCGGCCAGGCGCCGGCCCCGGTGATCGCGGTGGTCACCCGCAGCCTCGACCTGGACCTGACCGCCCCGCTGTTCACCGAGCCGCTGGTGCCCACCGTGGTGATCGCACCCGTGGACGCACCGATCGAACGGCTGGCCGAGGTCCGCGCGGTGGCGGAGGTGATCACGGCGGGCTCCGGCTCCGTCGATCTGGCCGTCGCCACCGCCGCGCTGGCGGCCCGCGGCTGGACCCGCCAGCTGACCGAGGGCGGCCCCCGGCTGCTCGCCCAACTGGCCGCCGCAGGCCTGCTGGACGAGCTCTGCCTCTCGCTGGCACCCCTGCTGACCGGCGGCGACGCGCCGCGCATCCTGCATGGTGCCCAAATGCCGGACGTGCGGCGGATGCGGCTGGTCTCATTGATCGAGGAGAAAGGTTTCCTCTTCACCCGCTACCTGCGATACCCGCGTCCGGACGATTCCGCGCCCAGTTCGGGGTGA
- the zapE gene encoding cell division protein ZapE codes for MATPADPAPAVAGPIALTDRRPVVPAERLVAEMVPPPRFAGVSFGSYLPDTSQPSQYEAVQVLEQFAAGLNVASAAPKRGWFRRSAPVPTGPAGVYLDGGYGVGKTHLLASLWHATPGPKAFGTFVELTNLVGALGFQQAVQTLSTHRLLCIDEFELDDPGDTVLVSTLLSRLVENGVKLCATSNTLPEKLGEGRFAAADFLREIQGLSAHFRPLRIDGQDYRHRGLPEAPPPYADADVTARAAGTPGASLDDFDALLEHLKVVHPSRYGALLDDVHAVFLRGVHQVDDQSTALRLVVLADRMYDRELPITASGLPFDQVFPEELLRGGYRKKYLRAISRLVALARDSAKG; via the coding sequence ATAGCGACCCCGGCCGACCCGGCCCCGGCCGTCGCCGGGCCGATCGCGCTCACCGACCGCCGTCCCGTGGTGCCCGCCGAGCGGCTGGTCGCCGAGATGGTGCCGCCGCCGCGCTTCGCCGGGGTGAGCTTCGGCAGCTACCTGCCCGACACCAGCCAGCCGAGCCAGTACGAGGCCGTGCAGGTGCTCGAACAGTTCGCGGCCGGGTTGAACGTTGCTTCGGCGGCGCCGAAGCGCGGCTGGTTCCGCCGCTCGGCGCCGGTGCCCACCGGTCCGGCCGGGGTCTACCTGGACGGCGGCTACGGCGTCGGCAAGACCCACCTGCTCGCCTCGCTCTGGCACGCCACCCCCGGGCCGAAGGCCTTCGGCACCTTCGTCGAGCTGACCAACCTGGTCGGCGCGCTCGGCTTTCAGCAGGCCGTCCAGACGCTCTCCACCCACCGGCTGCTCTGCATCGACGAGTTCGAGCTGGACGACCCGGGTGACACCGTGCTGGTCTCCACCCTGCTCAGCCGCCTGGTGGAGAACGGCGTCAAGCTCTGCGCCACCTCCAACACGCTGCCCGAGAAGCTCGGCGAGGGCCGGTTCGCCGCCGCCGACTTCCTGCGCGAGATCCAGGGGCTCTCGGCGCACTTCCGGCCGCTGCGGATCGACGGCCAGGACTACCGCCACCGCGGCCTGCCCGAGGCCCCGCCGCCGTACGCCGACGCCGACGTCACCGCCCGCGCGGCCGGCACCCCGGGCGCCTCCCTGGACGACTTCGACGCCCTGCTCGAACACCTCAAGGTGGTCCACCCCAGCCGCTACGGCGCGCTGCTCGACGACGTCCACGCCGTCTTCCTCCGCGGCGTCCACCAGGTCGACGACCAGTCCACCGCCCTGCGCCTGGTCGTCCTGGCCGACCGCATGTACGACCGCGAACTCCCCATCACCGCCTCCGGCCTCCCCTTCGACCAGGTCTTCCCCGAGGAGCTGCTCCGCGGCGGCTACCGCAAGAAGTACCTCCGCGCCATCTCCCGCCTGGTCGCCCTGGCCCGCGACAGCGCCAAGGGCTGA
- a CDS encoding type II toxin-antitoxin system RelE/ParE family toxin, translated as MGGEWYSIELEPEVREWLERCSLGEYRAAERFADRLAEEGELLPFPIASHLGGPVRELRIGPMRVTYWLAPGRRAVLLTVFRKTRSSEVYQVERAIRVQKTCAAQHGPAEGHDTYSRAEEEL; from the coding sequence GTGGGCGGCGAGTGGTATTCGATCGAGCTGGAGCCCGAGGTCCGAGAGTGGCTGGAGCGCTGTTCGCTCGGCGAGTACCGGGCTGCGGAGCGGTTCGCCGACCGCCTGGCCGAGGAGGGCGAGCTGCTGCCCTTCCCGATCGCCAGCCACCTCGGCGGACCGGTGCGCGAGCTGCGGATCGGACCGATGCGGGTGACCTATTGGCTTGCCCCCGGTAGGAGGGCTGTCCTTCTGACCGTCTTCCGCAAGACTAGGAGCAGCGAGGTGTACCAGGTCGAGCGCGCGATCCGGGTACAGAAGACGTGTGCGGCGCAGCACGGCCCGGCGGAGGGCCACGACACCTACAGCAGGGCCGAGGAGGAGCTGTGA
- a CDS encoding helix-turn-helix domain-containing protein, whose translation MSRGYHTSWTVPSADRETEEYRAAGRRMALAEAVYGRRSALGWSIAELAERAGLTEAEVESVEESGTDPTLELIERLAGALDAEARVDPAREPVVRFVPHAA comes from the coding sequence GTGAGCCGGGGCTACCACACCAGCTGGACGGTGCCGTCTGCGGACCGGGAGACCGAGGAGTACCGGGCGGCCGGGCGGCGGATGGCGTTGGCCGAGGCCGTGTACGGCAGGCGCTCCGCGCTCGGGTGGAGCATCGCGGAGCTTGCTGAGCGGGCCGGGCTGACCGAGGCGGAGGTGGAGAGCGTCGAGGAGAGCGGCACCGACCCGACGCTGGAGCTGATCGAGCGGCTGGCCGGGGCGCTCGACGCCGAGGCCAGGGTGGACCCGGCGCGGGAGCCGGTGGTGCGGTTCGTCCCGCACGCGGCCTGA
- the uvrB gene encoding excinuclease ABC subunit UvrB, whose amino-acid sequence MRPITSIERSVAPFEVVSPYQPSGDQPAAIAELERRIRAGEKDVVLLGATGTGKSATTAWMIEKLQRPTLVMAPNKTLAAQLANEFRELLPNNAVEYFVSYYDYYQPEAYVPQTDTYIEKDSSINEEVERLRHSATNSLLTRRDVIVVASVSCIYGLGTPQEYVDRMVPLKVGEEIDRDALLRRFVDIQYTRNDLAFTRGTFRVRGDTIEIFPVYEELAVRIEMFGDEIEALYTLHPLTGEIISQDDSVYVFPASHYVAGPERMERAVNAIERELEETLARMEKQGKLLEAQRLRMRTTYDIEMLRQIGTCSGVENYSMHFDGREPGTAPNTLLDYFPEDFLLVIDESHVTVPQIGAMYEGDAARKRTLVEHGFRLPSAMDNRPLKWEEFLERVGQTVYLSATPGKYELSRGDGTVQQIIRPTGLIDPEVIVKPTEGQIDDLVHEVRKRVEKDERVLVTTLTKKMAEDLTDYMLGLDIRVRYLHSDVDTLRRVELLRELRAGRFDVLVGINLLREGLDLPEVSLVAILDADKEGFLRSGTSLIQTIGRAARNVSGEVHMYADRITPSMELAIEETNRRRAVQQAYNTEHGIDPQPLRKKIGDILDTLNREDLDTEELLATGYRGQGKGKAPVPALGADRKAGKNLPATELADLIQQLTEQMHRAAADLQFEVAARWRDEIGELKKELRQMREAGMA is encoded by the coding sequence GTGCGTCCCATCACGAGTATTGAGCGGTCCGTGGCGCCCTTCGAGGTCGTCAGTCCCTACCAGCCCAGTGGCGACCAGCCGGCGGCCATCGCCGAGCTGGAGCGCCGGATCCGCGCGGGGGAGAAGGACGTCGTCCTGCTCGGTGCCACCGGTACCGGCAAGTCGGCGACCACCGCGTGGATGATCGAGAAGTTGCAGCGCCCCACGCTGGTGATGGCGCCGAACAAGACGCTGGCTGCCCAGCTGGCCAACGAGTTCCGCGAGCTGCTGCCGAACAACGCGGTCGAGTACTTCGTCTCGTACTACGACTACTACCAGCCCGAGGCGTACGTCCCGCAGACGGACACCTACATCGAGAAGGACTCCTCGATCAACGAGGAGGTCGAGCGCCTGCGCCACTCGGCCACCAACTCGCTGCTCACCCGGCGGGACGTGATCGTGGTCGCGTCCGTCTCCTGCATCTACGGCCTCGGCACCCCGCAGGAGTACGTCGACCGGATGGTGCCGCTCAAGGTCGGCGAGGAGATCGACCGGGACGCGCTGCTGCGCCGCTTCGTCGACATCCAGTACACCCGCAACGACCTGGCCTTCACCCGCGGCACCTTCCGCGTCCGGGGCGACACCATCGAGATCTTCCCGGTGTACGAGGAGCTCGCCGTCCGGATCGAGATGTTCGGCGACGAGATCGAGGCGCTGTACACGCTGCACCCGCTCACCGGCGAGATCATCAGCCAGGACGACTCCGTCTACGTCTTCCCGGCCTCGCACTACGTGGCCGGCCCCGAGCGGATGGAGCGCGCGGTCAACGCCATCGAGCGCGAGCTGGAGGAGACGCTCGCCAGGATGGAGAAGCAGGGCAAGCTGCTGGAGGCCCAGCGGCTGCGGATGCGCACCACGTACGACATCGAGATGCTGCGCCAGATCGGCACCTGCTCGGGCGTCGAGAACTACTCGATGCACTTCGACGGCCGCGAGCCCGGCACCGCGCCGAACACGCTGCTCGACTACTTCCCCGAGGACTTCCTGCTCGTCATCGACGAGTCGCACGTGACGGTGCCGCAGATCGGCGCGATGTACGAGGGCGACGCCGCGCGCAAGCGCACGCTGGTCGAGCACGGGTTCCGGCTGCCCTCGGCGATGGACAACCGGCCGCTCAAGTGGGAGGAGTTCCTGGAGCGGGTCGGCCAGACGGTCTACCTCTCGGCCACGCCCGGCAAGTACGAGCTGAGCCGCGGCGACGGCACGGTGCAGCAGATCATCCGCCCGACCGGCCTGATCGACCCCGAGGTGATCGTCAAGCCGACCGAGGGCCAGATCGACGACCTGGTGCACGAGGTGCGCAAGCGGGTGGAGAAGGACGAGCGCGTCCTGGTCACCACGCTGACCAAGAAGATGGCCGAGGACCTCACCGACTACATGCTCGGCCTCGACATCCGGGTCCGGTACCTGCACAGCGACGTGGACACGCTGCGCCGGGTCGAGCTGCTGCGCGAGCTGCGGGCGGGCCGGTTCGACGTGCTGGTCGGCATCAACCTGCTCCGTGAGGGCCTCGACCTGCCCGAGGTCTCGCTGGTGGCGATCCTGGACGCCGACAAGGAGGGCTTCCTGCGCTCCGGCACCTCGCTGATCCAGACCATCGGCCGTGCCGCCCGTAACGTCTCGGGCGAGGTGCACATGTACGCCGACCGGATCACCCCCTCGATGGAGCTGGCGATCGAGGAGACCAACCGGCGCCGGGCCGTCCAGCAGGCGTACAACACCGAGCACGGGATCGACCCGCAGCCGCTTCGGAAGAAGATCGGCGACATCCTCGACACGCTCAACCGCGAGGACCTGGACACCGAGGAGCTGCTGGCCACCGGCTACCGGGGTCAGGGCAAGGGCAAGGCCCCGGTGCCGGCCCTGGGCGCCGACCGGAAGGCCGGCAAGAACCTCCCGGCGACCGAACTGGCTGATCTGATCCAGCAGTTGACGGAGCAGATGCACCGGGCCGCGGCCGACCTCCAGTTCGAGGTGGCGGCCCGCTGGCGGGACGAGATCGGGGAGCTGAAGAAGGAGCTCCGGCAGATGCGGGAGGCCGGGATGGCCTGA
- a CDS encoding TerD family protein, with product MTVNLAKGQRVSLQKSSGETLTVVRMGLGWKAAPKRGLFGTRTRQIDLDASALLYAERTPSDVVFFQHLVSNDGSVRHTGDNLVGGAGAGGDDESILVDLTQVPAHITQVVFTVSSYTGQTFAEVQNAHCRLVDESTGQELARYELAGGGPHTGQIMAKVFRDGEGGWGMQAIGAPARARTFQDMLPAIEPFL from the coding sequence GTGACGGTGAATCTGGCCAAGGGGCAGCGCGTCAGCCTGCAGAAGAGCTCGGGCGAGACCCTGACGGTCGTCCGGATGGGTCTGGGCTGGAAGGCGGCGCCCAAGCGGGGGCTGTTCGGCACCCGGACGCGGCAGATCGACCTGGACGCCTCGGCCCTGCTCTACGCCGAGCGCACCCCCTCGGACGTGGTCTTCTTCCAGCACCTGGTGAGCAACGACGGCTCCGTCCGGCACACCGGTGACAACCTGGTCGGCGGCGCCGGCGCGGGTGGCGACGACGAGTCGATCCTGGTCGACCTCACCCAGGTGCCCGCGCACATCACCCAGGTGGTCTTCACGGTCAGCTCGTACACCGGGCAGACCTTCGCCGAGGTGCAGAACGCGCACTGCCGCCTGGTGGACGAGTCCACCGGCCAGGAGCTGGCCCGCTACGAACTGGCCGGCGGCGGCCCGCACACCGGCCAGATCATGGCCAAGGTCTTCCGCGACGGCGAGGGCGGCTGGGGCATGCAGGCGATCGGCGCGCCGGCCCGGGCCCGGACCTTCCAGGACATGCTGCCCGCGATCGAGCCGTTCCTCTAA
- a CDS encoding TerC family protein, with translation MDVSVSLWVGTIGVLIALIVADFFIGGRKPHEVSIKEAGTWTVVWVVLALLFGGFLWWHSGSRPAGEFFAGYITEKSLSVDNLFVFILIMGKFAVPRIYQQRVLMVGVIIALVLRAVFIAGGAALVTTFSWVFYIFGAFLVWTAWKLIKEARADEEEEEFEENRLLKTIEAKFPSTDRYHGTKLFIRENGRRLMTPMLIVMLAIGTTDVLFALDSIPAIFGLTQDPYIVFTANAFALMGLRQLYFLIGGLLKKLVHLSYGLSVILGFIGVKLVLHALHESGVHVPEIGIPFSLGFIVVVLAVTTVTSLVASKRQAAEEAAREGRESIEA, from the coding sequence GTGGATGTTTCCGTAAGCCTTTGGGTAGGCACCATCGGGGTGTTGATCGCCCTGATCGTGGCCGACTTCTTCATCGGGGGGCGCAAGCCGCACGAGGTCTCCATCAAGGAGGCCGGTACCTGGACCGTGGTCTGGGTGGTGCTGGCGCTGCTCTTCGGCGGTTTCCTCTGGTGGCATTCGGGCTCGCGGCCCGCGGGGGAGTTCTTCGCCGGGTACATCACCGAGAAGTCGCTGAGTGTCGACAACCTTTTCGTCTTCATCCTGATCATGGGCAAGTTCGCGGTGCCCCGGATCTACCAGCAGCGGGTGCTGATGGTCGGCGTGATCATCGCGCTGGTGCTGCGTGCGGTCTTCATCGCCGGTGGCGCCGCCCTGGTCACCACGTTCTCCTGGGTCTTCTACATCTTCGGTGCCTTCCTGGTCTGGACGGCCTGGAAGCTGATCAAGGAAGCCCGGGCGGACGAGGAGGAGGAAGAGTTCGAGGAGAACCGCCTGCTCAAGACCATCGAGGCAAAGTTCCCCTCGACCGATCGTTACCACGGTACGAAGCTTTTCATCCGGGAGAACGGCCGTCGCCTGATGACGCCGATGCTGATCGTCATGCTGGCGATCGGTACCACGGACGTACTTTTCGCCCTGGACTCCATTCCCGCGATCTTCGGCCTGACCCAGGACCCGTACATCGTCTTCACCGCCAACGCCTTCGCCCTGATGGGTCTGCGCCAGCTGTACTTCCTGATCGGCGGCCTGCTGAAGAAGCTGGTCCACCTCAGCTACGGCCTCTCGGTGATCCTCGGCTTCATCGGCGTGAAGCTGGTGCTGCACGCGCTGCACGAGAGCGGTGTCCACGTGCCCGAGATCGGCATCCCGTTCTCGCTCGGGTTCATCGTGGTGGTGCTCGCCGTGACGACGGTGACCAGCCTGGTCGCCTCGAAGCGGCAGGCGGCCGAGGAGGCGGCCCGGGAGGGCCGGGAGAGCATCGAGGCCTGA